The following proteins are encoded in a genomic region of Neurospora crassa OR74A linkage group VI, whole genome shotgun sequence:
- the nca-2 gene encoding plasma membrane calcium-transporting ATPase 3 gives MADNTESPPPVGNDPPVARRQRAPTITIDTTAVSPQPQESPESAPRGVSYSPTSLGEDAYSPTAMDPIASHWTPSHQHSNSLGQRSEMRQSTSFDSRDSRPTSPHNVSSPVTYRPMDPQNFLSVPGAAGRSRQNSVNSNDETRSIASSQGETVIGGSSHQGDKIGRPLSSNTSDNAQIMNDPDALKPDQGREADFEVVDNPFAYTPGQLNKMFNPKSLSAFWKLGGLAGLEKGLRTDRKAGLSMDEVEVDGRVTFDEATARPSGNPPAQPKAATETVLAKTDSHAAADHHKKHHGDDHYTSRKRVFSDNRLPEKKGKSLLELMWITYNDKVLILLSIAAVVSLAIGLYQTFGQAHKPGEAKVEWVEGVAIIVAIVIVVMVGSLNDYQKERQFAKLNKKKQDRLVKAIRSGKTVEISVFDVLVGDVLHLEPGDMIPVDGILIEGYNVKCDESQATGESDIIRKRPADEVYAAIENNENVKKMDPFIQSGARVMEGMGTYLVTSTGIYSSYGRTLMALDEDPEMTPLQSKLNVIAEYIAKLGGAAGLLLFIVLFIIFLVKLPKSQHTPAEKGQQFLNIFIVVVTIIVVAVPEGLPLAVTLALAFATTRMLRDNNLVRHLKACEVMGNATTICSDKTGTLTQNKMQIVAGTVGTTHRFGGVGSAGGLNPETPDSPTEADVTAKEVVASLDASVKELLLKSISLNSTAFEGEIDGVKSFVGSKTETALLEFAKEHLAMGPIAEERANAKILHLIPFDSGRKCMGVVVALDNGKARLYVKGASEIMLEKCTQILRDPSNGITAGPLTQENRETVLKLIETYARNSLRTIGIIYRDFAHWPPAKARRTGEDKEEIVFEDICSQMTFVGMVGIKDPLRPGVPEAVQLCQKAGVVVRMVTGDNKITAEAIAKDCGILQPNSLVMEGPEFRNLSKAKQEEIIPRLHVLARSSPEDKRILVKRLKDMGEIVAVTGDGTNDAPALKMADVGFSMGIAGTEVAKEASAIILMDDNFNSIVKALKWGRAVNDAVKRFLQFQLTVNVTAVILTFISAVSNKEQDSVLTAVQLLWVNLIMDTLAALALATDPPADSVLDRKPERRGSGIISTTMWKMIIGQAIYQLAITLLIYFGKQGVLPNYDDNVTDDQIQTLVFNTFVWMQIFNQWNNRRLDNNFNIFEGLTKNLFFLGISAIMMGGQVLIVFVGGQAFSIAKEKQTGAMWAYALILGFISIPVGMIIRLIPDSLFERMVPEYIKRRANKTPDLTVSDDERFEYYPPAFAEVRDELAFLKQFKGGRINNLKFAMKHPRETFMPKRSASHSRSNSKSNSINVPMTPIRKDSTGGAPSIAPPTPDSRRRSRSTRSRSNSALGASMVMTGIIAGSVAAGWAPSPVERRPDSDFGLFPPKSSPHAESSQSEVQPSQRSLTPSINEEQETPDIVPSIVEQTVPILSVPKPPGQKSA, from the exons CCCTACAATTACCATTGACACCACGGCGGTATCTCCACAACCCCAGGAATCTCCCGAAAGCGCCCCAAGAGGCGTCTCATACTCACCTACCTCGCTGGGAGAGGACGCATATAGCCCTACCGCCATGGACCCCATTGCCAGTCACTGGACCCCTTCCCACCAACACTCCAATTCTCTAGGACAGAGGTCTGAAATGCGCCAGTCCACCTCTTTCGACAGCAGAGATAGTCGCCCGACAAGTCCTCACAATGTCTCCAGCCCTGTCACCTACCGTCCCATGGACCCCCAAAACTTCCTGTCAGTCCCCGGCGCTGCTGGCAGGTCACGCCAAAACTCAGTCAACTCCAACGATGAGACCCGCTCGATAGCATCATCGCAAGGGGAGACAGTTATTGGAGGTTCTTCCCACCAAGGCGACAAGATTGGCCGCCCCCTGTCCAGCAACACATCAGACAACGCCCAAATCATGAACGACCCAGATGCTCTCAAGCCAGACCAAGGAAGGGAGGCCGACTTCGAGGTTGTCGACAATCCCTTCGCCTACACCCCTGGTCAACTCAACAAAATGTTTAACCCCAAAAGTCTTTCCGCCTTCTGGAAGTTGGGTGGTCTTGCCGGTTTGGAAAAGGGTCTCAGGACTGATAGGAAAGCCGGTCTTAGCATGGATgaggttgaagttgatgggCGTGTTACTTTCGACGAGGCTACTGCCCGTCCGTCTGGGAACCCACCCGCCCAGCCCAAGGCTGCCACCGAAACCGTGCTCGCCAAGACCGACAGCCACGCAGCAGCAGACCACCACAAGAAGCATCATGGAGACGACCATTACACATCGAGAAAGCGGGTCTTTTCCGACAACAGACTGccagagaagaagggcaagagcTTGTTGGAGCTGATGTGGATCACCTATAATGACAAGGTCCTCATTCTCCTTTCGATTGCCGCCGTTGTTTCGCTCGCTATCGGGCTGTATCAGACGTTTGGCCAGGCGCATAAACCCGGTGAAGCCAAGGTTGAGTGGGTAGAAGGAGTTGCCATCATTGTCGctatcgtcatcgtcgttaTGGTCGGATCCTTGAACGATTACCAAAAGGAACGTCAATTCGCAAAACTcaacaaaaagaagcaaGATCGTCTGGTCAAGGCTATCCGGTCCGGCAAAACGGTGGAAATCTCGGTTTTCGATGTCCTGGTTGGTGATGTGCTGCATCTTGAGCCTGGCGACATGATCCCTGTCGACGGTATCTTGATTGAGGGCTACAATGTGAAATGCGACGAGTCTCAGGCCACCGGCGAGTCCGACATCATCCGTAAGAGGCCTGCTGACGAGGTTTACGCTGCCATCGAGAACAACGAGAACGTCAAGAAGATGGATCCCTTTATTCAATCTGGTGCTCGCGTTATGGAGGGCatgggtacctacctggtCACTTCCACCGGTATCTACTCTAGCTATGGCAGAACCCTCATGGCGCTCGATGAGGATCCCGAGATGACTCCTCTCCAGTCCAAGCTGAACGTTATTGCCGAGTATATCGCCAAGCtcggtggtgctgctggtctcttgctcttcatcgtcctcttcatcatcttcctcgtcaagCTTCCCAAATCACAGCACACTCCGGCCGAAAAGGGTCAGCAGTTCTTGAACATCTTCATTGTCGTTGTCACAATTATTGTCGTTGCCGTGCCTGAAGGCTTGCCTCTTGCCGTCACCTTGGCTTTGGCCTTTGCCACCACCCGCATGTTGCGCGACAACAACCTGGTTCGTCACCTCAAGGCTTGCGAAGTCATGGGCAATGCCACCACTATTTGCTCGGACAAGACTGGTACCTTGACCCAGAACAAGATGCAAATCGTTGCTGGCACCGTTGGCACCACGCATAggtttggtggtgttggctcTGCCGGTGGTCTCAACCCCGAGACTCCGGACAGCCCGACTGAGGCCGACGTTACCGCAAAGGAAGTTGTTGCCTCGCTTGATGCCTCTGTCAAGGAATTGCTTCTCAAGTCCATTTCTCTCAACTCCACTGCTTTCGAAGGCGAAATTGACGGTGTCAAATCTTTCGTTGGCTCCAAGACCGAAACCGCCCTTCTCGAATTCGCTAAGGAGCATCTCGCCATGGGCCCTATTGCTGAGGAGCGTGCCAACGCCAAGATCCTTCATCTGATCCCTTTCGACTCTGGACGCAAGTGCATGGGCGTTGTTGTGGCGCTTGACAACGGCAAGGCACGGCTTTATGTCAAGGGTGCTTCCGAGATCATGCTGGAAAAGTGCACCCAGATTCTGCGCGACCCCTCCAACGGCATTACTGCTGGCCCCTTGACCCAGGAGAATCGTGAGACCGTCTTGAAGCTCATTGAGACATATGCGAGAAACTCGTTGCGCACCATCGGCATCATCTACCGGGACTTTGCTCACTGGCCTCCTGCCAAGGCGCGCCGTACTGGagaggacaaggaggagatcGTCTTTGAGGATATTTGCAGCCAAATGACCTTCGTCGGCATGGTTGGTATCAAGGATCCTCTGCGCCCTGGTGTTCCCGAAGCCGTCCAGCTGTGCCAGAAGGCAGGAGTCGTTGTTCGCATGGTTACTGGTGACAACAAGATCACTGCTGAAGCAATCGCCAAGGACTGTGGCATCCTTCAACCTAACAGTCTCGTTATGGAAGGCCCCGAGTTCCGGAACCTCAGCAAGGCCAAGCAAGAAGAGATTATTCCCCGGTTGCACGTACTTGCCCGTTCCAGTCCTGAGGACAAGCGCATTTTGGTCAAGCGTCTCAAGGATATGGGCGAGATTGTTGCTGTGACCGGTGACGGAACCAACGATGCCCCTGCCCTGAAGATGGCCGATGTCGGTTTTTCGATGGGTATTGCTGGTACTGAAGTCGCAAAGGAGGCATCCGCTATTATTCTCATGGACGACAACTTCAACTCGATTGTCAAGGCACTGAAGTGGGGACGTGCTGTCAACGATGCCGTGAAGCGCTTCCTTCAGTTTCAGCTTACTGTCAACGTTACTGCCGTCATCCTCACCTTCATCTCTGCTGTCTCCAACAAAGAGCAGGACTCGGTCCTTACCGCCGTGCAGCTTCTGTGGGTTAACTTGATCATGGATACTCTTGCCGCTTTGGCGCTGGCCACCGATCCTCCTGCCGACAGTGTTTTGGACCGCAAGCCTGAACGCAGGGGTTCTGGCATCATCTCGACGACCATGTGGAAGATGATCATCGGTCAAGCCATCTACCAGCTGGCCATCACCTTGTTGATCTATTTCGGCAAGCAAGGCGTTCTGCCCAACTACGATGACAACGTCACGGATGATCAGATCCAGACTCTTGTCTTCAACACGTTTGTGTGGATGCAAATCTTCAACCAGTGGAA CAATCGTCGTCTGGATAACAACTTTAACATTTTCGAAGGCCTCACCAAGAACTTGTTCTTCCTGGGCATTTCCGCCATTATGATGGGCGGACAGGTCTTGATCGTCTTTGTCGGTGGCCAAGCCTTCTCAATTGCCAAGGAAAAGCAAACGGGAGCCATGTGGGCGTACGCTCTGATTCTGGGCTTCATCTCCATCCCTGTCGGCATGATTATCCGTCTCATTCCCGACTCGCTGTTTGAGCGTATGGTGCCCGAATACATCAAGAGGAGGGCTAACAAGACGCCCGACTTGACCGTGTCTGATGATGAGCGGTTCGAGTACTACCCGCCGGCTTTTGCCGAGGTCCGGGACGAGCTGGCCTTCCTGAAGCAGTTCAAGGGTGGACGtatcaacaacctcaagtTCGCCATGAAGCATCCTCGCGAGACCTTCATGCCCAAGAGGAGCGCTTCCCACAGCAGGTCCAACTCCAAGTCCAACTCGATCAACGTTCCCATGACACCCATCCGCAAGGATAGCACCGGCGGCGCTCCTTCCATCGCTCCCCCTACACCTGATTCTAGGAGACGGAGCAGAAGCACGCGGTCCAGGTCCAACAGTGCTCTCGGAGCGTCCATGGTGATGACTGGTATCATCGCTGGCAGTGTTGCCGCGGGATGGGCGCCGTCACCTGTGGAGCGCCGACCGGATTCCGATTTTGGCCTGTTCCCTCCTAAGTCGAGCCCACATGCCGAGTCTTCGCAATCCGAAGTGCAGCCCTCGCAGCGGTCTCTTACTCCTTCGATCAATGAGGAGCAGGAGACGCCCGATATTGTCCCCAGCATCGTGGAGCAGACTGTTCCTATCCTCAGCGTGCCTAAGCCACCAGGGCAAAAGTCGGCCTAA